AGCTGAAGTCTTTGGGAAATCTGCAACACAATGTCCTTGTTATGGAAGTATGAGGTTTTTATCCTGAATTACTTACTATAGGATTGTAAGCCAGCTGTtttatagttttaaaatttcagattcATCATAAAAACATTCCCACATCTACTGTACAGAGCACATTTTTAACAGTACGACAGCCAGGGAGATAGTTTTAGTCTACTCTCATGAATCGCAAATGTCATGGAGTGCTGGTATGTTTGTAAGTCTTGAAAAATCTACAGCTTTGGATTTACATTTGTGTATGGCCATGTCACGGTAAGCAGACAGACTGCTGATTCCAGGACTCACagttatttttgaaacaaaatgtgaAGAGGTGTGCTTAGTGTGTAGGTTGAGCTGAATCTCCAAAAGGCAGTGGAGCAGGATTCAGGCACTGTGTTGAGTAGACTTGCAAGTGACAATGTGTGTGTTTACACAGGGCAAGCTCAGAAACTGTGTGATGGCTAACACCACGCATCTCAAAACAACTAAGAGGAAAATCCAAGTGTTTGTGAAATCCCTCTTTAGTGCAACTATATACTACCTACCAGAATACATGGATGCACCTTCTTAGTATGCTGTAGGCATAAAAATTCATTCAAAGCTTCAGTTTAAATTCAAAACCAAGGTTTCTAACCTTTTTTATCTGAAGAAATATATGCATGTATAGAATTTGTAAAATTCCAGCAAAAAATGTAGTGCTGGTGAGTTCCCTGTGCCAGTCAAGCATAGCAAGGCAAAAAGGGGCTGTAGAAATGAAAAGGTATTTTCAGTACCCCAGGTGAGACAACAGGAGGATGAGTGACACAATGTGAAGGACAGCCAAGTTTGATTTCAGAGGATCCTCTCAGAAATCAAATTCATCCTGGGCAGTGGAACAGTTCGATAATCATGTTTGGCTTTTTGCCGTGGCCAGGTTATGCTTCTGCCTTGGGCAGCTTACCTGACTGTCCAGGTGATCTGCCTTTCTGTTTGCATCAGTCTCACTAGTATTTAGTGAAAATACTGTTTACTTGGTTATCTGTCCAGCATATATATTTCTGTGGCTGACTCTTTCAGACACCTCCTTCTCATTAACCTTCCTCTTCCTTGGGCCTCAGCTATGTAAAAGTTTATTGTGTAAGCAGTGAACTTTAGATATTTCATATACCTTCACCTTAGCATGGTTTGGTCTTGAATAATTTTTCTGGAACGTGTTACGTTAACCAGATCTTGTAGCCATGAGCAAGACCAAACCTGGTTGGACTTCTATTAAATCTACAGCTGATGGGGCAAGATTTGTGAACATAGAAAGTCCCttcataaacaaacaaaataattacaaatgcCTCCGTCTCTAAATGGAAACTGAAGTTGTTATCCATGTATGAAAAGGCATTAAGAAAGAGTATTACAGCATTCACTTTAACATTCATAGCCTGGAATTTGGCTGCTCATTATTGCATTCAGATGTCAAAGCTTCACCTGTCTTAAGATCCATTACAAGCCTTTAAACATACTCTGAACATGAGAATAATCCAATGAGTGAGATTTGGGCAATAACTTAAATCCCCTAAAATAATACTCTGCTAAATTTGTGGTGCTGAAACTCTTGACCGATAGTTACAAGCTTTTATCTTCCTTGTAAATAGAAATGTCCTTCTGCCTTttcatgctgatttttttcaatcACTTCTATTCAAGACCAGTGAATAATACAGTCTGCATGCATTTTTACATGGGCCACATGGTAGTGACTGCATTTGACCCAGCCAGCTGGCTGGCTGGCAGCTTGGTGTTGGACACTGTCAGACTAAAAAGATATTCCATAGCTGAAGTTGATGCTCAGCTCAAGATGAGTAAAACACTTgaacagagcaaaacaaaatccttatgcttattttccttttcaacttATTTTTTAGAGTTGAATTCTATTGAAAAAGTGGTTTTAGTGATGATCTGGAAATGTCAAGGATATGTGATGAAACTTTGTTAGCAATTCTTATTTTGCTGAGTTTTGTATGTTCCCTCATTTGAATAGAGCAAAGACACttcttccctcattttttaCTGTACAGTTGGTCACAGACATGTATGGATCCTTTTCTTTAGTGTGTCACCACTGTCCTCTTCAGCCATGATGTACAGCAGATCTTGACTACTACCTGCCTAAGACTGACCTCTgcacatatataaaaattgatTGTACAGTTTGCAGATGTTTGAGGGCTGTGGCCTTCTAGTTTTTAAAGTTTATAACAGCACTTGCTTTCACATTTGATTTCCAAATCCcgtttttctttgggtttttttccctgtacaGGAAATATCTGCAGAATTTATTGCCatgtggttttgttgggttggtttgttttcagaTGCACTCTATGCCTTTAATTTGCCATTTAGGTACAGGTTGCCTAATTGGGTAAGATAACCTAAGctaagaaaaagtaaatatgCCATGTGAAATGCAACAAGTATCATTTGCAGTAGATGATGTTTCTTAAATTTCATGTGTTGATTCCTTTTTAATAGTTATTACTTGATGAGGGTGTATAGCCCGGTTTTCGTGTCCTTCCTCTCACTTGTGAAATCTCACAAATTGTTTGCAAGGTTCTCCTGTAAAATGTAAGGGTtgaagtttcttctttttgtttgttgcttGCTGCCCTTCTGTGcctttggcaatttttttttcttcttagacTCATGATGATGAAATAGACTTGTAATTCAGTGTTTCTTAAAGCCTGTTATTTTTAGCTATTATCATTGTTTGTGTAAATAATGTGTAACAAAGACTCTGTACATCTctaagttttaattatttttatttcaagagtACCCgcaaatcacagaaaatttagCAGATATTCAAGTATTGTAAACAGTGCCTTCTTGCTGGGTTTCTATGCTGTTTGGAGACATGTAAAGATTTGTCAAGTTTGTGCCATATGTATCAGACCTTTTGTCCGGGCTGTTGTGTTTGAGAATTGATGTTCCTGCTTAGTCAGTccgggggggcggggggaaaCAAATATTGTAACATTACACTATTCCTTCTTTCTGGCTGGTGAGCCGAGAGTGGAAGATTTGGGATGTTTACAGTGAAGCTGCACTACTTTGTGGTAATACAGAAATAGCTCGAACGATGTAACTTCAGGGCAAGATTATTTGgactttttctcctctgtgcccTACCCGGCCTTTCGCTCTGCCAAGCGGGAAGCCTAGCCCTCAGGACACAGCGCCCCTTCCCCGTCCTGTCCGGCCCTGCCCGACACCGGGCTCAGCGCTTTGTGTGCGGGATCTGAGCTGTTACAGCCGCCTCCAATAAAGATGTGTCGCACCTCCGTCTCCGGGCTCTGTTCCCCTGCGGCCCCGGGCTCCCTGCGGCGCGGTTCCCGGTTCCCGCTCCCCGGCCCGCGCTGTCCCGCCCTCAGCCGCGGCCGGGCGCGGCCGTGACGCGCGGCGGGCGGAAGGGGCGGCCCGGGCGGGCcatggcggcggccggcccggAGCAGCCGCGGCTGTGGCaggaggcggcggcgctggCGGGCGCGGTGCGCGGCGCGCTggggccgcggggcgggcgggcgctgcTGCTGCGGCCCACGGGCCAGGCGATGCCAACGCGGGACGGGCGGCGGCTGCTGGAGGCGCTGAGCGTGGAGCCGCCCGCGGCCAGGTACCGCAGCGGAGGGGCCGGGCGAggccggcgggggcggctccCTAACGCTGCCCGTGTCCCCGCAGGGTGATGGCGGCCCGCGCCTGCAGCCACCGCGCCGCGACGGGGGACGGCGCCAAGAGCTTCGTGGTGCTGCTGGCGGCCGTGCTGGGCGGGCtgcgggcggcgggcggcggcgccgggctgCGGCGGGCGCTGCGGGACTTCGAGGCGCAGGTGCTGgagcgggcggcggcgcgggggctGCGGCGGCACCTGCGGCCGGCGCCGCCCGGGCTGCCGGAGCCGCCGCTGGAGCCGCTGCTGGAGCCGCTGCTGGAGCCGTACCTGGCCGGCCGGCTGGGCCCCGGCGAGCGGCGCTGCCTGGCGCGGCTCTGCGCCGAGATGTGCCGCCGCTgcgccccggccgccgccgcccgcccgcgggTGCTGCGGCTCCTCGGCCGGCGGTTCGCGGAGCTGCACGCCGCCGTGCCCGGCCTGCCCCTGGCCAGCTCCAGGGTCCTGCCCGGCATCGTCCTCCGCAGGGACTTCGCTGTCTACTGCCCGACGGACGGGGAGCTGCGGGCCCTGCTCGTCACCGAGCCCCTGCGGCCCGCCCTGACGGCCCCCGGTGTCGAGTTTGTTGTAGACTCCGAAGGTCAGTATCAGGCTTCCCTGCGCTGGATCGCCAGAAGGACAGAAGCCTTAATGAAACACTTGCAGAGTAACAACGTGAAGCTGTTACTGTCGAGTGCGAAGCAAGAAGAAGTAGTTATCTACTATGCCAAATTATATGGTGTGTCTGTGGTAGAGTGCTTATCGTCGGAAGAAATGGCCCTTATCAGAGAAATCACCGGTGTCTGCCCTTACGCACCTTTCGGTGATAACATGGACAGAGAAATAACCGAAACTGCAGTGGTAACGTTTTGCCAGCCCTTGCTGCTCGCCTCCAAGAGATGCGCCCACATTGGCTTCACCAGTGTGTGTGccttccagccccactgcctgATCCTTTGTGGGCCGGTGGATGGTGTTAATGAGCAGCACGCTGCTGCTTTACAAGAGGCGTTCAcaatgctgcagcagctgtttaaagCAGTTCATCAGAGGGAGGAATGGAAAGCAGAAGGTGAAAGCCAGAGCAAAGCGTCAGATGTTTGCACTTGGCATTCTTCAGCAACTCAGAAACAACTGGTAATAGAAAATACTTGCAATAGTAACCAGGTTTCTGAATGTCAGTTGAAAGCACTTGGtgatgaaacagaaagaaaaattttagaCCCTGATAAAAGTGATCTGTTGGTCCACAGTCAAAAGAACCACGGCACCGCTGTGTTAGTGGCACATAACACTGATAGAGTCACTGCATGTGAGTGCCTGGATGCTGGCAAAGGTCTGGAGAAAACATGTTGCCGTATAGTTCCATTTAAGCAGGAGGAGAGTTGTGCAGGTATTGCACAGGATTGCCCCAATTGCCTCATACAAGCAGGATCAGTTTTGCCAGTAGGAGGTTACTTTGAAATCCTGTTACATTATTATATCCAGGACTATGCAAAACAGTGTCAGCAGTCAGAGATAATCGTTGTATCTAACGTGGTCGCTGATGCTTTGCTAAGCATTCCCAAGGCCTTGTACCGCACAGCAGAACGAGATGGCTTTACCAAATTCTATCTTGAAACCACTAATTTACTCCGAAAAAATCAGCCACTACCTGTAAACGATGAAGGCTTAGAGTCAGTGTATTGCAAGTACCAGTTAGTCATTTCAGTTCTCCATTGTGTTACAGAGCTTCTCTCCATAGACTTAGTAATTGGTATTAGGCGGCCACTCCAAAAAATTGCAGATCATGATTCAGAAGATGACTCTTGAAATTGTTAATAAAGAATGATTTTCATTATGTGTTGTTTCCTTATGTCTTCTTGCCAAATGGACACCCTCACGTCAGTGCTAGAGACTAAAAGATGCTGCTTCTCTTAGAAGAAAAAGGCTTTGAAAAATGGGTTGTGAACAATATGAACTTGAGGAAGTGTAGCCAATTTCCACTGCAGAAAATGTGCCATGCAGTCTCCATCCACATGCTGAAGATCCTGTGTACATTCAAGCCCAGGGTCAAATTCGCCTCTTTTGGTAGATTGAGTATTTTCACAAGCTAGATGTGATTTGTGTTCTTGGCATGTTAAAATTTGCCAGTATGGCAGAGCCACTGAACTTCCAAGTTACAAACCAAGGGGTGGATTTTGTAGACTTTATAATTAgccagattaatttttttttaataaaagtattttgtgtACATCATGAGTTTGACTATAAAGGGAGAAATATAACTGTTGTTAGCCTGTTCAGCACTGGGGCAGGCAGCGGTAAACCACTGTTGTGTATCCCAGTGAACCTGATAGGAGATGCAGCATTTAAATTTTCCATTGAGTTTATTTCAGCTGAACTAGAAGAGTTAAGAATAATTTCATACTGTGACTTCAGGGCAGTTTCTCTGGAAAattagtttatttaaaatttgtttattaaaattGGTTAGTACAACTATAAATTTTAACTACCATGGGTTGAGTTGAAGTCCTGCTGTAAAAGGCTGTGTATTTATGGGAAAAGTTTACCCAGTTCTGTGTTAAAAACATGAGACAGTTCAGTCTTTGATCATTAGGGATTTtattctgggtttgttttttgtttggttctaTTTTTCCCTAATTCTTTTTTCCCTAGGATTTTTACCGTAATAATACTTGCTGTAAGCCCAGTAGCACCTGCATGTGCACCTCCCTTTCTGCTGGGTCCTAAAAACTACAGGTTTGATGGAGAAGATTTTTGAGTAATTGGACCAGCTGCAGCTGATAGTTGGTTCTCTGTGCATCTCCCGGTGTTGCATAATACTGAGAgtaatgggtttttttgattttttaaaaaatctaccATTAAATAAGATTTAGTGGGGCTGTTTAAAACCataggaataaaaaatatttacctgCTATACCTGGGATGATTATAACTAGAGATTTTTCCCCTCCATTAATTTatgctttttcagtttcttcagaAGACTCAAATTACCAAAGTTCTTTCAGATGTTTTGTTGTTGAAGCATTGTTCAGCAGTGCTTTGTTTGACTACAACTTTCCATTGACATTTTACATATATTCCTGGTAGTACAAAACACGGTaggtttttggatttttcctgaCTAAATATACTCTTACAGACATCTACAGATGAATAATATGAAACTCGGCTCACCAGAGTGATTTCTTTAATAAAGAACTAAGGACAGTAATTCTTTTTGTTAGAATCTTTTGGCAGGTGTGGGGGTGGGGGAAAATTAAACAGGGAGGAAAGAGAATCCCATTCTTGTTGCTGCCATGAGCTCTTGAAAGCTGCTTAAAGTCACAGTTCCAGTATGAGCCAAGAGCAGTCTCCATTGTGGAAGGTTTTGGAGCTGTGTGCCCTGTTCTGCCTGGATGGCATTGGGAGTtcccaccagccctggcacttCAGCAGGCGCTTGGGTCTGCATTTTACTGCTGTGATGAGCTGATGAGACAGTTTTGCTCTTGCACAAGTTTCTCCAATACTCTCTTCAAAGTGCTGACAACTTGCTGGCCAAAGATGAGTGATTTGTTCTGTGGTTAATCTATCAACTGTGGCACTGAACATGTGaagcctggtggcagcaggggtTCTCTGCAGAAGCAGCTTTTGTATTCTGAATCAAGGTGCTGTCTGAATAAAGAGAGTACTGTGTCATTTCACATTACTTTATACCATTTGCACATCTGATTACTTTGAGATTTGCTGCAGTTTCTTTGaaaggttaaaaatattttgttacatGAACAGCCTTCTGGTCATTTGATTTAAATTGTGTCATTCTTACTGAGAAGAATAAAGTCCAGAAATTTTATCATATCTAGAACTCTTACTTTTGCATGCCAGGATGCaaaggagaatttaaaaatgAGTTACATAAAACTTCTTTCTGACCTGTTTTTGGTGAAACCTCTTGAGTCTGAAGATTCATTGAAGCGGGAACTGTATTTCTTTGACTTCTCTgtccttttatattttatgaaagatcagttttccattttgaaCTACTGTTTCCCTGTTCTGTCTGCAGAACTGGGAAAATGGCAGGCTTTTCTCTTGGAGAGGAATGTCCCTTCCTTCTTTGTCCTGGTCTGCAGAAATGGATGCTTGTTCAAGATTTGGCTGTTTGGTTCCAGTCCTGGAGTCTAAGCTCATTACAAGATGTGCACCAgctcaaggggaaaaaaaaaaaggcattaacTTAGTCTTTGGAGAGAAGAGCAGATTTACTGCTGGATTCAGCTCTTTCTTATCCTCAGGAGTCTTCTCCAGTAATTAGCCCGGATGTCTAAACATGATCTAGCTTAGAAAATGTTCTGGGTTCACTGCTGTCCCATCTACCCTTTAAGTGAAAGGCTGCTTGTAGCCCTGAGAAGCAGCTCAGTCTGTCTTCTGAGCTCTGGCTCAGGTGCTGTCACTGccatttctgctctgctgatgTTTCtgacctgctccagcagcacgcTGCAGAGGCTGCTTGGGCTCTTAATGTTCCTTGGTGCCTAAGCCTTAGGTATGCAATTGTTCATGACATCTCACAGCTATCCCGATTTTTAAAGCTGCCTCTAGCTGTAGCTTGCCCTTTGGCAGGGGGACAAAACTtgacacagtgacagggacCAAAGAGATTACCTGGGATAGCTTGAGACAATGTGTTTACTCACTCAGAACTACAGGGACAGGTATGCTGGTGTGGATGCTGTTAAAGGGTCAGGGAAAGATCCTAACAGGATTTTCCAAGGCTGAGAGCTTTCTCAGTCCCTGCTCGGATTTTTTCCCAGTCTTGAAGCTTTCTCAAAGGTAaacataaaaagagaaagaattataaCAAAAGATAAACACCTGCTGCATGCATGAGAGCTGTGACAAGGGGTGTTGCTTTCTCTGGACCAATGAGTTACTGTTCTTTCCCTGTCTCCGATCCTTTCTATAAATGTAAGAGTGGTGTGTAATAAAGtgcttcttctgctgcttctgcatgAAGGAAGTCTTGTTGCTGCATTCTTCTGCCGCTCCACAGCTCCATACAGCAATGTTGGGACATTCACTGGGGTTGTAACAGCCTAAGCTTTTTCTTCATGCACTGTTTCACAcagattatttatattttgcaccattattctattatttttatatttctaaatatgGGTGGGCTTCCACACAAAGTGGAAGTCAGGTACACATGGACATGATTTTCAACTCAGATCCAGTCTTGAAATACAATATAAAGTTCAGGGATACTGATACTAATAGCCCAATATTAAAAGaatgactttaaaaaatcttgaTGTTTAACTTTCCTTTCTGAAGCCCTTAGAAAACTTAGATTCTGCCCCACATACAATTCATAAGAATATTTTGAAGGCATTCATCCCACCCACAAGGACCTTTAGGTCCTTCactcttttttcttaaattttaaaaagcccagTTTTAATAAATAGTGTCTAGTAATGTGCAGTAAGATTAGGTTGAAACTGCCTCCTGCATGCAGTTCTTGAGAATAGGAATAATCTATTTACATGACAGGATCacactt
This genomic interval from Catharus ustulatus isolate bCatUst1 chromosome 4, bCatUst1.pri.v2, whole genome shotgun sequence contains the following:
- the BBS10 gene encoding Bardet-Biedl syndrome 10 protein, whose protein sequence is MAARACSHRAATGDGAKSFVVLLAAVLGGLRAAGGGAGLRRALRDFEAQVLERAAARGLRRHLRPAPPGLPEPPLEPLLEPLLEPYLAGRLGPGERRCLARLCAEMCRRCAPAAAARPRVLRLLGRRFAELHAAVPGLPLASSRVLPGIVLRRDFAVYCPTDGELRALLVTEPLRPALTAPGVEFVVDSEGQYQASLRWIARRTEALMKHLQSNNVKLLLSSAKQEEVVIYYAKLYGVSVVECLSSEEMALIREITGVCPYAPFGDNMDREITETAVVTFCQPLLLASKRCAHIGFTSVCAFQPHCLILCGPVDGVNEQHAAALQEAFTMLQQLFKAVHQREEWKAEGESQSKASDVCTWHSSATQKQLVIENTCNSNQVSECQLKALGDETERKILDPDKSDLLVHSQKNHGTAVLVAHNTDRVTACECLDAGKGLEKTCCRIVPFKQEESCAGIAQDCPNCLIQAGSVLPVGGYFEILLHYYIQDYAKQCQQSEIIVVSNVVADALLSIPKALYRTAERDGFTKFYLETTNLLRKNQPLPVNDEGLESVYCKYQLVISVLHCVTELLSIDLVIGIRRPLQKIADHDSEDDS